One segment of Nostoc flagelliforme CCNUN1 DNA contains the following:
- a CDS encoding transposase family protein gives MSQPAIIEAFLELQDPRRRAGQRHTLPLCLALFTLAIAAGNKGFLAIGDWILATTKN, from the coding sequence GTGAGCCAACCAGCAATAATTGAAGCTTTTCTTGAGCTTCAAGACCCCCGCCGCCGGGCTGGGCAACGTCATACGTTGCCATTGTGTTTAGCATTATTTACCCTTGCGATCGCAGCGGGGAATAAAGGATTTTTAGCAATCGGAGATTGGATTCTTGCTACCACGAAGAATTGA
- a CDS encoding glutathione S-transferase family protein, translated as MLELYQWELSQYSEKVRLILDFKGLDYRKIEVTPGIGQVELFRLTGQKQVPVLKDRNRYIADSTEIAKYLDLEYPDRPIIPQDPKKRGLTLLIEEWADESIGIKGRKALFAAISQDQNFRKSLLPTSTPDIFKSLVEGVPTDFLSVLGFGVGYSPDVIKSAIASLKQDLEAVTLLLADSPYLTGDEPTLADLAVAGLSILLKFPSGPYLDLPASIRGKGLPIFSENIDYEPFFTWRDRLYAQFRKPLISTTPPTGSAPTSIQID; from the coding sequence ATGCTGGAATTATACCAATGGGAACTATCTCAATACTCAGAGAAAGTGCGCCTAATTCTAGATTTCAAAGGACTAGATTACCGCAAAATAGAGGTTACGCCTGGGATTGGACAGGTAGAACTATTCCGGCTGACTGGTCAGAAACAAGTCCCGGTATTAAAGGATCGAAATAGATATATTGCGGATTCTACGGAAATAGCTAAGTATTTAGACTTAGAGTATCCCGATCGCCCAATAATACCGCAAGATCCCAAAAAACGGGGTTTAACTTTATTAATAGAAGAATGGGCGGATGAGTCTATAGGCATCAAAGGTCGCAAAGCACTATTTGCAGCCATAAGTCAAGATCAAAATTTCCGCAAGTCTTTATTACCCACCTCAACACCAGATATATTTAAAAGTCTGGTTGAAGGAGTACCCACTGACTTCCTGTCAGTATTGGGTTTTGGGGTAGGTTATAGTCCAGATGTGATAAAGTCAGCGATCGCATCTTTAAAACAAGACTTGGAAGCGGTAACGTTATTGTTGGCAGATAGTCCTTATTTAACAGGAGATGAGCCAACTTTAGCTGACTTGGCAGTAGCTGGCTTATCGATATTGCTCAAGTTCCCCTCTGGCCCCTATCTGGATTTACCAGCTTCTATTAGAGGTAAAGGATTACCAATCTTTTCAGAGAATATAGATTATGAACCATTCTTTACCTGGCGCGATCGCCTTTATGCCCAATTCCGCAAACCATTAATCAGTACCACTCCACCAACGGGAAGTGCACCAACTTCGATTCAGATTGACTAG